In Desulfonatronospira thiodismutans ASO3-1, a single window of DNA contains:
- a CDS encoding ABC transporter permease, whose amino-acid sequence MSFELPRIPLGDGIEAALDFLVDHLALATRAFSAVADQGLRFIETSLLGVHPVIVIVIVTALVFFMTRKRGVTVFTFLGLGLIWNMGLWTATASTLSLVVVATLIAIAIGIPLGIIAGLSDWVYRIVRPILDFMQTLPAFVYLIPAIPFFGLGKVAAIFATVVFSMPPAIRFTNLGIRQVPKELTECADAFGADRWQKLFKIQLPLAKTTIMGGVNQTVMLALSMVVIAAMIGAGGLGGEVWRAIQRLQPGAGFEAGIGIVILAIILDRLLQSLASKD is encoded by the coding sequence ATGAGTTTTGAATTGCCGAGGATTCCTCTGGGCGATGGCATAGAAGCTGCCCTTGACTTCCTGGTTGATCATCTGGCCCTGGCCACGAGGGCTTTTTCTGCAGTGGCTGACCAGGGTCTGCGTTTCATCGAAACATCGCTTCTGGGCGTACATCCTGTGATAGTAATTGTCATTGTTACAGCTCTCGTTTTTTTCATGACCAGAAAGCGTGGGGTGACCGTCTTTACATTCCTGGGTCTTGGACTTATATGGAACATGGGTTTATGGACAGCCACCGCCAGTACTTTGAGCCTGGTGGTGGTGGCTACCCTGATCGCCATTGCCATAGGCATCCCCTTGGGGATCATTGCCGGACTAAGTGACTGGGTTTATCGAATTGTCCGGCCCATACTTGATTTTATGCAGACGCTGCCGGCTTTTGTTTACCTTATCCCGGCCATCCCTTTTTTCGGGCTGGGCAAAGTGGCCGCTATTTTTGCCACTGTGGTCTTTTCCATGCCGCCGGCCATCAGGTTCACCAACCTTGGCATCAGGCAGGTACCCAAGGAGCTCACCGAGTGTGCAGATGCCTTTGGTGCCGACCGCTGGCAGAAGCTGTTCAAGATCCAGCTGCCCCTGGCCAAGACAACTATTATGGGGGGAGTCAACCAGACTGTGATGCTGGCTCTGTCAATGGTGGTTATCGCGGCCATGATCGGGGCCGGCGGGCTCGGTGGCGAAGTATGGCGGGCCATTCAACGCCTGCAGCCTGGTGCCGGATTTGAGGCGGGTATCGGAATTGTAATTCTGGCAATTATATTAGACAGGTTGTTGCAAAGCCTGGCTTCTAAAGATTAA
- a CDS encoding glycine betaine ABC transporter substrate-binding protein — MIKKGLAVLSVLALLMGFASSNAGAQDRLTLAYVEWDCAVASTDVAKAVLQEELGYNVESMSVSAAAMWQGVASGDVDAHVAAWLPVTHGDYMDATEGQLEDLGKLTDGAKIGLVVPEYVDIDSIEDLNDYADEFNGRITGIDPGAGIMSRTEEALDEYGLTEFELQEGSDATMSAALRDATRRDEWIVVTGWSPHWKFGRWDLKYLEDPKEVYGEAEHISKMARQGLADDAPEAYEFLKNFSWTQEEMAVLMEWNEDGGDSYENAVRFIEEHPDLVDQWLGR, encoded by the coding sequence ATGATTAAAAAAGGTTTGGCAGTATTGTCTGTGCTGGCGTTGCTTATGGGTTTTGCTTCCAGTAATGCCGGGGCCCAGGACAGGCTGACCCTGGCTTACGTGGAATGGGACTGCGCAGTGGCCAGCACTGATGTAGCTAAAGCGGTTCTCCAGGAGGAACTCGGGTACAATGTCGAGAGCATGTCCGTCAGCGCAGCCGCCATGTGGCAGGGCGTAGCCTCGGGAGATGTGGATGCCCATGTGGCTGCATGGCTGCCTGTTACCCACGGCGATTATATGGATGCCACAGAGGGACAGCTTGAAGACCTTGGGAAGCTTACAGATGGTGCAAAGATCGGTCTTGTTGTACCTGAGTACGTAGACATTGACAGCATTGAAGATCTTAATGACTATGCTGATGAATTTAATGGCAGGATTACAGGGATTGACCCCGGAGCGGGCATCATGTCCAGGACTGAAGAGGCCCTGGATGAATACGGACTTACTGAATTCGAACTGCAGGAAGGAAGCGACGCTACCATGAGTGCCGCCCTGAGAGACGCCACCCGCCGCGATGAGTGGATTGTTGTGACCGGATGGTCTCCTCACTGGAAATTTGGACGCTGGGATCTCAAGTATCTTGAAGACCCCAAAGAGGTATACGGTGAAGCCGAGCATATCAGCAAAATGGCCCGCCAAGGCCTTGCCGACGATGCTCCCGAAGCATACGAGTTCCTCAAGAACTTTTCCTGGACCCAGGAAGAGATGGCTGTGCTCATGGAATGGAACGAAGACGGCGGTGATTCCTATGAAAACGCCGTACGCTTCATTGAGGAGCATCCTGATCTTGTAGACCAGTGGCTGGGAAGATAA